DNA from Fusarium musae strain F31 chromosome 7, whole genome shotgun sequence:
TCTCACTGGAAGTTCCGACCAAACGCCAAAGACCATGCTGGCGCTGAGGAGCATAATCTCTCCCTTCCCGCTACCGACTCTGCCTACCCTTCACCCGAGTCTGGTGTCGCCTTGGACTCAAACACAAGAGTCACTTCTGCCAAGTTGGAAGGACCCGCTCGTGACAGGATACTCATGATGGTCGTCAATAGCTGTCGTTCAGATCACTTGTCGAAAGCAGTAGCCTCATTCCCCTCTGCTGAGTTGTTGGACACCTTGCTTCAGTACTATCTCACATCCCCCGTCACGCATGCTACATCCTTCATCCACGCCGCCTCCTTTAACCCCAACGAGAAGAGGCCGGAACTTGTCGCTGCCATGGCTGCCTGTGGTGCAGTCTTGACTTCCGATCCTGCTTTGTCAAAGCTTGGGTATGCTATACAAGAGTGCTTGAGGATAGCAGTCGCCAAACATGTAAGTCCTTTACTCCCTGTCTTCATGTTTCTATACTGACCTTTGGCTAGTGGGAACAGGATAACAGTCTTGTACGTGATCTTCAACTTACCCAAGCCTTCGTCATCACCCTCGAGATGGGTATCTGGAGCGGTCTCCCCCGTAAGGTCGAGATAGCAgagagcttcttcaaccCCGTACTCACCATGATGCGCCGCGATGGAAAGTTCAAGAGGTCAGTGTACTCCCAGAGCAAGACCATGCAATCTCCAGGGCTAGTCTCTCGGGAAGAGTGGTTTCAGTGGGTAGAGGATGAGTCCTTCAAGAGGCTCGCCTTCAGGATGCTATCTCATGATGCCAACACTTCCGCGGCGCTGCTGGTCAGTCCTTCGGTGTCGTATGCCGAGGTCCTTCTGCCTTTCCCGGAACATGCGGACTTGTGGACTGCTGCGTCGCCGGAACAGTGGAATTCGCTCAAGGTCTCGCGCCGACAAGATGAGCCGCTCTTTGTTGCGGACGTCATCGATGATCCTGATATTCTCAACAACCATACTGACACGGTCGACTCATAcgtcgccatcatggcgGTCCTCTCTTGCACATGGACTATGTGCTGGGAGTATCTCCAACTCTCATCCCTGCAAAGATCACGACCTCGACGCTGGAATACCCTCGTCACAGAGATGCGAAAAGACGAACTCCTCAAACTCCTTGGACACCTGAAGCTCAGTCTATCCGCCGACACTTCTTCAAACCCTGAGATCCAAATGCGTCTGGAACTCGCCCTTCTTCACCTCCACATGCCCTTCGAAGATATTCAGATATTTGCAGGCATGGAAGGTCCCGAACGAGCACGTGCAGTCTATCCCACCGTCCGCGACTGGGTGAAAAGCGAATCCGCCCGCCACACAATATTCCACGCCGCTCAGATCATGCACATTGCCAAGAACTCGCCCCGCGGTTCGATGCGCGGCCCCATGGCCATAATTCTATACCACGCGAGTCTCGCATTCTGGGTATACGGCCTGTTATCCGACCAATCCAGCCTGTCCCGCGCATTAAGTCAGAATATTTACTTGGACGAAGCAGATAGTATAGCACTTCAAAGATTCAAAGGGTTTGGACAGGGTCAGCCTTGTATACGGTGGAGAACGGAGATTCAGGGTGAGGGGGAGGTTGTGATCAGTGTGCCGCTTTCTCAGCCTGACAAGGTCATGGAGGCGGTTATGGGGATTGTGAGTAGTAATTTTACGGGGATGCCGGTGCCGCATCTTACGGAAAAGCTGGTGCAGCTTATGGAAGAGTTGGAGAATTCGGCAAAGAGGAAACTGGATGCATGATACCCAGGTCTGATGGTTAATGTGTATGAATATCATGCCTGAAGTCGAGTACAGATAATGCTAAGCAGATGCTGCCTTCTCTTCTAACTTGATACGGTTCCTCTGAACTTCCGAGTGAAAGCTAGTAGATCTTTAGACGAAATTATTTGACCGAAACTTGTGAGCACATTACTTGTGCGACTGGGGGTACAATGGCACGGCTAGGCGGCACTCTTTGGCGAGACTTTGTTACACAGTCAGGCTACACGAAATCGGATTTGAGTTGTTGACATTCACACCTCAGCTCTGTATTCACCGAGAATAGGAAATAATAGTTGGTGATTTTACTTCATTTGTTTGACTGTCTTTCCGCCTGTATTCTTTCTTCAAAGTCGTAACTTCGCTTACTGGGGAGGGACTATTCACTAATTAGTATAGCCAACGACA
Protein-coding regions in this window:
- a CDS encoding hypothetical protein (EggNog:ENOG41), which gives rise to MRNPVVDVKRKASSQDEAIFSQDDGSSSMSAFPDHNSIGSTSGSSVMEQPSLDILTPQTSHSLFQNLDPSMNTNIDPLFFPLPDLNLLSGGWANPNANDVDMYTYNQLDDIDLRFLDSYNTSIPFEVRSIQPTPRGAQTPRAASHTDPGEPAAMCTEAFQNSHWKFRPNAKDHAGAEEHNLSLPATDSAYPSPESGVALDSNTRVTSAKLEGPARDRILMMVVNSCRSDHLSKAVASFPSAELLDTLLQYYLTSPVTHATSFIHAASFNPNEKRPELVAAMAACGAVLTSDPALSKLGYAIQECLRIAVAKHWEQDNSLVRDLQLTQAFVITLEMGIWSGLPRKVEIAESFFNPVLTMMRRDGKFKRSVYSQSKTMQSPGLVSREEWFQWVEDESFKRLAFRMLSHDANTSAALLVSPSVSYAEVLLPFPEHADLWTAASPEQWNSLKVSRRQDEPLFVADVIDDPDILNNHTDTVDSYVAIMAVLSCTWTMCWEYLQLSSLQRSRPRRWNTLVTEMRKDELLKLLGHLKLSLSADTSSNPEIQMRLELALLHLHMPFEDIQIFAGMEGPERARAVYPTVRDWVKSESARHTIFHAAQIMHIAKNSPRGSMRGPMAIILYHASLAFWVYGLLSDQSSLSRALSQNIYLDEADSIALQRFKGFGQGQPCIRWRTEIQGEGEVVISVPLSQPDKVMEAVMGIVSSNFTGMPVPHLTEKLVQLMEELENSAKRKLDA